A portion of the Diprion similis isolate iyDipSimi1 chromosome 4, iyDipSimi1.1, whole genome shotgun sequence genome contains these proteins:
- the LOC124406094 gene encoding collagen alpha-5(IV) chain-like: MPPSPLSSDTVVVPSRYASTRLTIFATAFILLIANHLTPTDAVVCQDSASQKCNCKGIKGDFGVPGIPGFEGPEGPHGDIGLEGTPGSKGEKGAEGEYGSSGEKGIRGDPGLQGFIGTSGFSGRPGAPGVRGPDGLDGCNGTDGVAGAPGRSGTWGAPGAPGPIGDQGFPGEPGDGGINSVGVKGIRGIPGYDGIQGPTGPRGFAGSLGAPGDTGNAGYIGAPGLPGLQGDRGEDRWGVKGSRGETGDTGDQGEPEYRLINPPRVILQPGPTGASGGKGDRGDHGPTGVRGWKGQAGRPGIVGLKGFRGDLGPKGGRGKQGFVGKPGPSGEKGSKGAPGFEGIPGTDGFKGEKGETGNAGAPGKQGAEGPRGLYIPDLDEIIKGSVGNPGEVGLPGRQGDSGIPGLPGNVGYIGLPGSPGPPGPPGTPGPKGKSVKGEPGDNGFPGIRGPAGPIGFPGPQGIEGAKGFAGQTIIGEPGQPGLPGRDGYWGLAGERGRDGAPGPKGSPGIGVAIKGPKGERGPPGPPGPPGVDGRPGLTGLPGTKGLRGDDCGTCIPGLPGAKGEKGEGGSDALQGPPGPSGLPGPRGFDGPEGRPGPRGPKGMRGIPGRSGVAGTQGPKGENGIIIWPIESQRGSPAGDPGFKGFRGDEGPPGPRGYSGMPGEVGVSGRKGEKGEHGDTGTTGRNGLNGWDGLLGVKGDDAPIPKEYLTGDPGFSGEPGLPGDDGNVGAQGPPGLSAPGNLTAVLRGERGPKGILGNAGLDGYKGVRGPTGDEGPAGPQGSRGPPGISKEGPRGYKGYPGMPGDSGFRGIPGKPGRQGSPGPPGPIAQKGDHGAPGLTIYYGDVGEMGPAGQKGEYGDAGLDGFPGRPGEPGIKGFKGPKGAPGFAGPYGLQGPKGQTGTSIQGYRGEPGAPGRPGNRGIYGIKGARGPAGQPGFDGMKGLKGEIGFTGFRGERGEYGSMGYTGMDGPRGQPGPPGQIGDDGPIGTPGMPGFEGRPGMVGVDGVKGERGDIGSPGLDGLQGPPGPKGDLGDYGLPGRDGSPGESSFSGPQGDVGDPAAPSDIGIPGLPGMDGRPGLPGEAGLSLDGLDGIEGLPGDDGYNGLDGINGIKGEMGDMGPDGPKGERGDQGFPGELGLPGYDGMPGLKGKIGQIGPVGPPGPKGNRGIEGDPGQMGRPGMPGDPGPRGLQGYPGPRGPKGQTGDPGIVSSFEAEKGDDGDTGMNGFVGRKGERGEQGRPGRPGQKGQQGNVGLEGMIGFDGLRGRKGILGDQGPQGQTGPPGQFAEPGERGTPGSNGKPGYDAPPGQKGAPGEFGIDGLRGFVGPPGPVVQGIKGESGDQGFVGYPGAPGLIGRPGLVGFPGELGPKGYRGEPGFSAFSPKGQPGDIGLPGLTGRSGAKGARGDSGLYGRDGVTGIKGERGDIGDVGFDGRPGEPGPPGRKGDRGLYLFGQRVWPGAQGDAGVRGLTGLPGRPGNYGDPGPDGIPGQRGEQGEAGLPGLEGPRGAPGPAGSPGLTGPEGAAGFPGPQGATGDAAPSPPGPRSRGFYFTRHSQSEMIPVCPKNTVKLWDGYSLLYIVSNGNPHGQDLGSAGSCLRKFSTQPYLFCNLNNVCDYANRNDYSYWLSTSEEMPTMMTPIQAPEVGRYISRCSVCEAPTRMIAVHSQSMSIPTCPTGWDELWIGYSFVMHTDAGALGSGQSLVSPGSCLEEHRARPFVECQSIGRCNYYTTAYSYWLATIEERDMFRKPRPETLKSDVTSRISRCAVCLRQHTNDEARASRFRSNVVPPPPNFRRYGDSIQPRPLYQPNPSERPRESRVRANPRRRLPYGYRRRGRVNRRRPVANAYNRA; encoded by the exons GTCTGCCAAGACTCGGCTTCGCAAAAATGCAACTGTAAGGGGATTAAGGGAGACTTCGGCGTACCAGGAATCCCAGGATTCGAAGGGCCCGAGGGACCACATGGGGACATAGGACTGGAAGGGACGCCGGGTTCCAAGGGGGAGAAGGGAGCCGAGGGTGAATACGGAAGCTCTGGTGAAAAGGGAATCCGG GGTGACCCTGGATTACAAGGATTTATTGGTACTTCTGGGTTCTCT GGTCGACCTGGTGCTCCAGGTGTGAGAGGACCGGATGGTCTCGACGGATGCAATGGAACTGATGGAGTAGCCGGAGCTCCCGGGAGGTCAGGTACATGGGGTGCACCAGGTGCACCAGGTCCTATCGGGGACCAAGGATTTCCCGGAGAACCTGGTGATGGTGGAATTAATTCAGTTGGAGTAAAAGGGATACGAGGAATTCCTGGGTACGACGGAATTCAG GGACCTACAGGACCTCGAGGTTTTGCTGGAAGTTTAGGAGCCCCAGGAGACACCGGGAACGCT gGATACATCGGAGCGCCTGGACTTCCGGGACTTCAGGGTGATCGTGGAGAAGACCGTTGGGGAGTTAAGGGATCCCGGGGAGAAACGGGTGACACCGGTGACCAAGGTGAACCAGAATATCGACTGATCAACCCCCCGCGCGTCATATTACAGCCAGGTCCTACCGGAGCGTCTGGAGGTAAAGGGGATCGTGGAGATCATGGACCGACGGGAGTGCGTGGTTGGAAAGGACAAGCT gGCCGACCTGGAATCGTGGGTCTAAAAGGATTCAGAGGTGATCTAGGTCCGAAAGGCGGGAGAGGAAAGCAAGGTTTCGTCGGCAAACCAGGACCGTCTGGTGAGAAAGGTTCAAAGGGCGCACCTGGATTCGAGGGTATACCCGGAACTGATGGGTTCAAA GGTGAAAAAGGTGAAACTGGTAACGCTGGTGCTCCAGGAAAACAGGGTGCCGAAGGACCCCGTGGACTTTACATCCCAGATCTGGACGAAATAATTAAGGGAAGCGTTGGAAACCCAGGAGAAGTCG GTCTACCTGGTCGGCAGGGAGACTCGGGAATACCAGGGTTGCCCGGAAATGTTGGATACATCGGGTTGCCAGGTTCACCAGGTCCTCCTGGTCCGCCTGGTACTCCTGGACCCAAGGGTAAATCTGTCAAAGGAGAACCGGGTGACAACG GATTCCCGGGGATAAGAGGACCTGCCGGACCGATCGGTTTTCCTGGACCTCAAGGAATTGAGGGAGCGAAGGGCTTTGCGGGTCAGACGATCATCGGTGAGCCTGGCCAGCCTGGATTACCTGGCAGAGATGGATATTGGGGATTGGCCGGTGAACGTGGTCGCGATGGTGCCCCAg GACCGAAGGGATCTCCTGGAATAGGTGTAGCTATAAAAGGGCCTAAGGGAGAACGTGGACCACCAGGTCCGCCTGGTCCCCCAGGAGTAGATGGTCGACCAGGCCTCACAGGATTGCCGGGAACAAAAGGATTGCGAGGAGATGATTGCGGCACCTGTATACCAg GTTTGCCTGGTGCAAagggagaaaaaggagaagggGGCTCAGACGCCTTACAAGGTCCACCGGGACCTTCTGGTTTACCCGGACCTCGAGGATTCGATGGTCCTGAGGGTCGTCCTGGTCCGAGAGGACCAAAAGGAATGCGAGGTATTCCTGGTCGTTCTGGGGTCGCAGGTACCCAGGGACCAAAGGGGGAAAACGGAATAATAATTTGGCCGATCGAATCTCAAAGAGGAAGCCCAGCTGGCGACCCAGGATTCAAAGGATTCCGTGGCGATGAAGGTCCTCCAGGGCCACGGGGCTATTCCGGTATGCCAGGTGAAGTGGGAGTGAGCGGACGTAAAGgagaaaag GGTGAACACGGTGACACAGGAACAACGGGGCGAAACGGTTTGAACGGTTGGGATGGTTTACTGGGTGTCAAAGGTGACGATGCACCAATTCCGAAAGAATATCTGACAGGTGATCCGGGATTTTCCGGAGAGCCTGGATTACCAGGAGATGACGGAAACGTGGGAGCTCAAGGACCGCCGGGATTGTCGGCTCCTGGTAATCTCACAGCTGTACTCAGAGGAGAGCGCGGTCCGAAAGGAATACTTGGCAATGCAG GTCTAGACGGATATAAGGGCGTGCGTGGGCCAACTGGCGATGAAGGGCCAGCTGGACCTCAGGGGAGTAGAGGGCCACCCGGTATTTCAAAGGAAGGTCCTCGTGGATACAAGGGATATCCTGGAATGCCTGGTGATTCGGGTTTCCGAGGGATCCCTGGAAAACCAGGACGTCAAGGATCGCCAGGTCCACCT GGCCCCATCGCACAAAAAGGTGACCATGGTGCACCTGGTTTAACGATTTACTACGGCGATGTAGGAGAAATGGGACCGGCCGGACAGAAAGGAGAGTATGGGGATGCTGGTCTTGATGGTTTTCCCGGAAGACCGGGAGAGCCAGGTATCAAAGGTTTTAAGGGTCCGAAAGGTGCTCCCGGATTCGCGGGTCCGTATGGCCTTCAG GGACCCAAAGGTCAAACCGGCACCAGTATTCAAGGATATCGCGGTGAACCTGGTGCTCCCGGCCGCCCTGGTAATCGCGGGATTTACGGCATCAAAGGAGCCAGAG gaCCTGCTGGTCAGCCTGGATTTGACGGTATGAAAGGTCTGAAAGGAGAGATTGGATTTACCGGATTCCGAGGAGAGAGAGGCGAGTACGGTTCAATGGGTTACACGGGTATGGATGGTCCTAGGGGACAACCTGGTCCACCCGGACAAATTGGAGATGATGGACCGATCGGTACACCTGGAATGCCAGGTTTTGAGGGCCGACCAGGCATGGTCGGCGTGGATGGAGTAAAAGGGGAACGTGGAGACATTGGATCCCCAGGATTAGACGGATTACAAGGTCCCCCTGGACCTAAAGGTGACTTGGGAGATTACGGTCTACCTGGGCGAGATGGTTCACCCGGGGAATCATCTTTCAGCGGCCCTCAAGGCGACGTCGGAGATCCTGCTGCGCCAAGCGATATTGGTATTCCAGGGCTTCCGGGTATGGATGGGCGTCCAGGGCTGCCCGGTGAAGCTGGCCTATCGTTGGATGGTTTGGACGGTATCGAAGGACTGCCGGGTGATGACGGCTACAATGGTTTGGACGGAATAAACGGAATCAAG GGTGAAATGGGAGACATGGGTCCTGACGGTCCAAAAGGGGAGCGAGGAGATCAAGGTTTTCCAGGTGAACTAGGTTTGCCTGGCTACGATGGAATGCCAGGATTGAAGGGGAAGATAGGTCAGATTGGACCGGTAGGACCACCCGGCCCAAAAGGAAATCGTGGTATAGAAGGAGATCCGGGACAGATGGGACGTCCAG GCATGCCAGGAGATCCGGGTCCCAGAGGTTTACAAGGATATCCCGGTCCGAGAGGACCGAAGGGTCAAACAGGAGATCCAGGAATCGTTTCGTCCTTCGAGGCTGAAAAAGGTGATGACGGAGACACAGGAATGAACGGTTTTGTTGGTCGTAAGGGTGAACGGGGGGAACAAGGTCGACCAGGTCGACCAGGGCAAAAG GGGCAACAAGGAAACGTTGGATTAGAAGGAATGATAGGGTTTGACGGACTCAGAGGCAGGAAGGGAATTCTGGGAGATCAAGGACCACAAGGACAAACAG GCCCACCTGGACAATTCGCCGAACCAGGTGAAAGAGGAACGCCAGGAAGCAATGGCAAACCAGGATACGACGCTCCCCCGGGACAGAAAGGAGCTCCTGGAGAATTTGGTATTGACGGATTACGCGGTTTTGTCGGACCGCCAGGACCCGTCGTACAAGGAATTAAGGGAGAAAGCGGCGACCAAg GATTCGTTGGATATCCGGGTGCTCCGGGACTAATCGGCAGACCAGGATTGGTAGGCTTTCCGGGCGAATTAGGACCAAAGGGATACCGAGGAGAACCTGGGTTCTCTGCATTCAGTCCCAAAGGACAACCTGGAGATATAGGTTTGCCTGGATTGACCGGTCGCAGTGGGGCAAAGGGTGCTCGAGGTGATTCGGGACTATATGGACGCGATGGCGTGACAGGAATTaaaggagagagaggagaCATCGGAGATGTCGGATTTGATGGACGTCCAGGAGAACCAGGACCACCG GGTAGAAAAGGAGATCGCGGGCTATACTTGTTTGGTCAACGTGTTTGGCCTGGAGCTCAAGGTGATGCCGGGGTTAGAGGATTAACAG GTTTGCCTGGACGTCCAGGAAACTACGGAGATCCAGGTCCAGACGGCATACCAGGGCAGCGCGGAGAGCAAGGAGAAGCGGGTCTACCTGGTCTTGAGGGGCCTCGTGGTGCACCTGGTCCCGCTGGTAGCCCCGGACTTACTGGTCCAGAAGGAGCTGCCGGTTTCCCAG GACCACAGGGAGCAACTGGTGATGCAGCTCCATCACCTCCGGGTCCCAGAAGCAGAGGGTTCTACTTCACAAGACATTCGCAGTCAGAGATGATTCCGGTATGCCCAAAGAATACAGTGAAATTATGGGACGGATACTCCTTGCTCTACATAGTAAGCAACGGGAATCCACACGGTCAAGATCTAG GCTCAGCTGGAAGCTGCCTGAGGAAGTTCTCGACCCAGCCGTACTTGTTCTGCAACTTAAACAACGTTTGCGATTATGCGAATCGTAACGACTACAGTTACTGGCTAAGCACATCTGAGGAAATGCCAACTATGATGACGCCAATCCAAGCTCCGGAAGTTGGAAGATACATATCCAGGTGTTCAGTTTGCGAAGCACCGACTAGGATGATTGCAGTTCACAGTCAGTCGATGTCAATACCAACCTGTCCAACCGGATGGGATGAGCTATGGATCGGTTACAGTTTCGTCATG CACACCGATGCTGGAGCACTTGGCAGTGGTCAGTCATTGGTATCACCTGGATCGTGTCTTGAAGAACACCGTGCTCGACCGTTTGTAGAGTGTCAAAGTATCGGCAGGTGTAACTATTACACAACAGCATACTCATACTGGCTCGCCACGATTGAGGAGCGTGACATGTTCAGGAAACCACGACCAGAGACCCTCAAGTCTGACGTGACGTCCCGTATAAGCAGATGTGCAGTTTGCTTGCGGCAGCATACTAACGATGAAGCAAGGGCAAGTAGATTCAGATCGAACGTGGTTCCGCCGCCACCAAACTTCAGAAGATACGGAGATTCAATTCAACCTCGGCCACTATACCAGCCCAATCCCTCAGAAAGACCAAGAGAATCCAGGGTACGCGCCAATCCTCGGAGACGTTTGCCTTACGGATATCGCAGGAGAGGAAGAGTCAATCGGCGTCGTCCAGTAGCTAATGCATATAACAGAGCTTAA